The Drechmeria coniospora strain ARSEF 6962 chromosome 02, whole genome shotgun sequence genome has a segment encoding these proteins:
- a CDS encoding SAM binding domain-containing protein containing protein: MHPIHMHGTDSHGPSRQNFPPPLPSTSTSTSTKTSTSSSHPSHARVGRQLDAHAALDLDARRGNAGSPPPRPLRRPGLSRMTMRPTSDESVSSGATSLSARTRSTTHSEASPARPFVLRNGRAYLGDGGVQYPLPFDLAELHRQSLRTLLLIQLFGAPVCSPTFTKRPPQRVLEIGCGSAFWSVMCHRYFRGRGHTGISFTGLDLAPLSAASNAASDGSAARPDKDMRWTFVHHDLRQFPWPLPSGEYDLVMVKDMSLATTNGQSQRFVDEYIRLLRPGGTLEVWESDHLIRMLRPHVPGPAQACEADEQEAARRLGAYVMSANTPLSTPLNPYLAEYNGWLGRALEARDLSAVPCTLVGPALLQEAEALVDVRSRRLAVPLSDVRWERRGGEAATDRNGKHGKREMTAAKGKAEAEQRMLSVGQQAVRSTALLTVVQQVQALEPLLREVSGKSQDEWDVWLGKMMADLVSDGGASWGECLEVGAWWARKRSQAA; the protein is encoded by the exons ATGCATCCAATCCACATGCACGGAACCGACTCGCAtggtccgtcc CGGCAAAATTTTCCTCCTCCATtgccctcgacctcgacctcgacctcaaCGAAGACCTCGACCTCAAGCTCGCATCCGTCCCACGctcgcgtcggccggcagctTGATGCGCATGCTGCCCTCGACCTTGATGCCAGACGCGGCAACGCCGGCTCGCCCCCCCCTCGCCCGCTCCGACGACCAGGGCTTTCGCGGAtgacgatgcggccgacgagtgACGAGTCAGTCTCGTCCGGCGCCACCTCCCTCTCGGCTCGAACGCGATCCACGACACATTCGGAAGCGTCCCCCGCGCGGCCCTTTGTCCTGCGCAACGGTCGAGCctacctcggcgacggcggcgtccagTACCCTCTCCCGTTCGATCTCGCGGAGCTGCACCGTCAGTCTCTGCGGACCCTGCTCCTCATCCAGCTCTTCGGCGCGCCCGTGTGCTCGCCCACCTTCACCAAGCGTCCGCCGCAGCGGGTGCTGGAGATTGGCTGCGGGTCTGCTTTCTGGAGCGTCATGTGCCATCGATACTTTCGAGGCCGCGGCCACACGGGCATATCCTTCAcgggcctcgacctcgcgcccctgtcggcggcctcgaacgcggcctcggacggctcggcggcgcggcccGACAAGGACATGCGGTGGACCTTTGTCCATCACGACTTGCGCCAGTTCCCGTGGCCGCTGCCGAGCGGCGAGTACGACCTCGTCATGGTCAAGGACATGAGCCTTGCGACGACCAACGGCCAGAGCCagcgcttcgtcgacgagtaCATCCGGCTGCTGCGACCGGGCGGCACCCTCGAGGTGTGGGAGTCGGACCATCTCATCCGCATGCTCCGGCCGCACGTTCCCGGGCCGGCCCAGGCctgcgaggccgacgagcaggaggcggcgcgTCGGCTCGGCGCCTACGTCATGTCGGCCAACACGCCGCTGTCGACGCCGTTGAACCCCTACCTCGCCGAGTACAACGGCTGGCTCGGGCGGGCGCTCGAGGCCCGCGACCTCAGCGCCGTGCCCTGCACCCTCGTCGGGCCGGCGCTGCtgcaggaggccgaggcgctcgtcgacgtccggTCGCGGCGCCTCGCCGTGCCTCTCAGCGACGTGCGGTGGGAGCGccggggcggcgaggccgcgaCGGATCGAAACGGCAAGCACGGGAAACGcgagatgacggcggccaaggggaAAGCCGAGGCGGAGCAGAGGATGCTCAGCGTCGGCCAGCAGGCGGTTCGGAGCACGGCGCTGCTGACGGTCGTCCAGCAGGTGCAAGCGCTCGAACCGCTGCTGCGCGAGGTCAGCGGCAAGAGCCAGGACGAATGGGACGTCTGGCTCGGCAAGATGATGGCCGACCTCGTGAGCGACGGCGGGGCGAGCTGGGGCGAGTGtctcgaggtcggcgccTGGTGGGCGAGGAAGCGGTCCCAGGCTGCATGA